GCCCGTTTACGCCCGTGGAGTACGTGTGCTCGCTACTGGTGATAAGCTCCATAAAGCTCGCCCTGGCCTCCACAGTGCTCGTAACGCTCGCGCTCATGCTCTACTCGTTCAACATCTTCGTCCTGGGCTTCCCGCTCATACCGCTCGTCTGCAACCTCATAATAATGGGATGGTCGATAGGGATAATAACAACGGCCGTAATACTCCGGTACGGGCAGGAGGCCGAGGTGCTGGCCTGGGGCATAGCCTTTCTCTTCCAGCCGGTCTCGTGCGTCTTCTACCCGGTGGAGATCCTCCCTCCCGTGCTCCAGACGATAGCGTGGTTCGTCCCGGCCTCGCACGTCTTCGAGGGCATGC
This genomic interval from Thermodesulfobacteriota bacterium contains the following:
- a CDS encoding ABC transporter permease; the encoded protein is MNIRRILAYTTRHLYLYKRSLPRLMEIFYWPLLDLLVWGFISLYLARYGGKGLLPDFVAFFVGALILWDILFRCQQGLSISFLEDMWSRNLLNVFVSPFTPVEYVCSLLVISSIKLALASTVLVTLALMLYSFNIFVLGFPLIPLVCNLIIMGWSIGIITTAVILRYGQEAEVLAWGIAFLFQPVSCVFYPVEILPPVLQTIAWFVPASHVFEGM